Genomic segment of Zingiber officinale cultivar Zhangliang chromosome 11B, Zo_v1.1, whole genome shotgun sequence:
TCCTTCTTTCAAACGAAAGACAatcattactctcatggtctgggTCTCTCTGCAAGCATTTGGTCACTCTGACCTACTTCAGGCCTCCCCATAAGCATTTGGATCcaatcactcttgacctactccggaCCTCTAGCAAGCATCTGGATCCGGTTACTCTGACATGCTTCGGGCCTCTCGGCAAGCATCTAGTCACCTTGACCTGCAATGGGTCTCTCTGCAAGCATTaaatcaccctgacctactttggATCTTTTCTCAACTTTGTTCAAGGCCACCGTACATGACATCTAGTTTaaaccatgactctgataccatttgttgtgttcAAAAGGAATTCGCATATATCCACAATaacataatattgtccactttgggtctaagccttAATGATTTTGTTTTTAGGCTCTATCCAAAAGGTTTCATTTCAATAGAGATATCTTATATCCTTTTAAACACATGATCTTTTTCATACCTCTCTAATGTAAAACTTTGATTGTATCCCCAACACCTCCAAGTCTCAGGAGCTGAAACTAATCGAGGGACCTATCTCCTCCTGCCATTTATTGCGTCCATAACTTTCAAGTCTTCGGCTTGAGTCTTCGTCGGTCGAGCCACTCGAAATCATGTGAATGTTGTCTCGGGGCAGAGAATTTTCCTGTGTCCTTTTAGGATGAGTCTATCGTTGATTCCAGCTCTACTCTcaagtaggggtgtaatcgagccgaaccgagccaaactcttggatgtttgagtttggctcgtttataatcgagtcgagctcgagctttatttaacgaatatattcatggctcacgagcttattcgagctttcatcgagcctaaacaagcttaataaatataaattataaatttaaatattcattaaaaactaaattatatattttttaaaaattataatattcttgttaaaatttataattttattctaatatatAAACTTAATATATTTCTCTATGTTTTTACCAAGGGGCGcacttgaaaatctgaatttaccaaaaggcgtacactactttggtatttaccaaagagcgcacttttttaaaagtatttcctaatttaccctcatgataatttgactttttctattgtttttcttttctttattatatttctctcacttctctctctcctctgtcggcagaatataggaataacattagtcaatctttaatcacattttaatacatttgaagaagccaaaataaataatggacaccatatttggactccttgcaattttagaaatccacaggaactgaaatgggtgcaatcggagctttctaggtcgattagtggatttcggtcaaaacccactgatggacctagagagctccgattgtactcatttcagtttctatagatttctaaaattgcaaggagttcaaatatggtgtccattatttattttgactttttataaatgttaacaagtaaaattaaagaatcgacataaaagcccacgttgggcctgatatggaatcatatcaggcccaacgtggtcctgatatcattccatatcaggcccaacgtgggcctgatatcattccatatcaggcccacgttgggcctgatttgagtctatatcaggcccaatgtgggtttttttgccgattctttgatttttgtttgttaacatatataaaaagccaaaataaataatagacaccatatttgaactccttgtaattttagaaatccatagaaactgaaatgggttctCTCTGGGTCCATCGGTGGGTTTGACCAAACCCACTAATCGATCTAAGCTCCGATCGCACCCAttcataatttctaaaattataaggagtgaaaatatggtgtccattggcactcctagtggtagacagaggttttgaaaatcctaaatctctcttgatttctttttattttttattttttattttttatttttgttgttactaggcctgatatatctcatatcaggcccacattggcctgatatgggagatatcgggcccaacgtgggcatgatatcaagcctcgaaaaaagaaaaagaaagaaagatttaggatttttcaaaacctctggtctacagtaccaaaaataataatggacaccatattttcactccttgtaattttagaattcATAGAAATGGGTGCGATCGGACTTTCAGATCGATCGATGGTTCGGTCAAACCCACCACGgactgattgcacccatttcagcttctatggatttctaaaattgcaaggagttcaaatatggtgtccattatttattttagctttttaTATGTtaaaagcaaaatcaaagaatcggcaaaaagtccacattgggcctgatatcaaatcatcgttaggcctgatatggaatgatatcgaGCCCAACGGGCCCGATATCATTCCATAGGCCCGTTGGgcgatatgattccatatcggtcgcgtgggcttttatgtcgatttttgattttgcttgttaacatttataaaaggcaaaataaataatggacacctatttgaactccttgcattTTAGAAATCTATAGAAACTAAAATGGGTGCAGACTCTCTAGTCCATCGGTGGGTTTGGCCAAACCCACTAATCGAACTAAAACTCGATTGTACCCATTtcgataatttctaaaattacaaggagtgaaaatatggtgtccattattatttttggcactcctagtggtggaccagaggttttgaaaaccctaaatctctcctttttttatttttttattttttgttgttactaggcctgatatctcccatatcaggcccacattgggcctgatatggggagatattaggcccacattgggcctgatattaagagatattaggcccaacgtgggcatgatatctcttcatatcaggcctaaataaaaaaaaagggaaaaaaaaagaaagagagatttaggatttttcaaaacctctggtccaccactaggagtgccaaaaataataatggacaccatattttcactccttgtaattttagaaattcatagaaactgaaatgggtgaaatcggagctttctagatcgatcagtgggtttcggtcaaaacccactgatggacctagagagctccgattgcatccatttcagtttctatggatttctaaaattgcaaggagttcaaatatggtgtccattatttattttggctttttatatatgttaaaaagtaaaaatcaaagaatcggtaaaaaaacccacattgggcctgatatagactcaaatcaggcccaacatgggcctgatatggaatgatatcaggcccacgttgggcctgatatgattccatatcagacccaacgtgggcttttatgtcgattctttgattttgcttgttaacatctataacgAAAATGAGGAAGAAATGaggaaaattaattaataaaatagggTAAAATAATATCTACGTCTTTTAGCGGTGTTTGGGCATTTTCTTTCCATCATTTTAATgtttaatccttaattaatttaaattgagaCACAATACTTAAACTCAGAAATCTATCTTTAAATCTTGAATAGACaaaattctctatttttttttattttctctttattgGGCTTGGTATCTCCCTATATTAGGTCATATGTGAGTCTAATATGGGAGGATATTAGATCTACATTAGACCTTATATGAGGAGATATTAGGCCAACGTGGGCATTATCTCTCATATCATgcctgaaaaaaaaaagaaaaaagaaagagagatttagggtttttcaaaacctctggtccactacTAGGAGTgcaaaaaataataatggacaccatattttcactccttgtaattttagaaattcatagaaactgaaatgggtgcaatcagagtttctagatcgatcagtgggtttcgatcaaaacccactgatggacctagagagctccgattgcacccatttcagtttctatgaatttctaaaattgtaaggagttcaaatatggtgtccattatttattttggctttttatagatgttaacaagtaaaatcaaagaatcggcaaaaaagcctacattgggcctgatatggaatcaaatcaggcccaacgtgggcctgatatggaatgatatcaggcccaacgtggtcttttatgccgattctttgattttgcttgttaatatctataaaaagctaaaataaataatgtacatcatatttgaactccttgtaattttagaaatccatagaaactgaaatgagtgcaatcggagctctctaggtccatcagtgggttttgaccgaaactcactgatcgacctagaaagctctgattgcacccatttcagttcctgtggatttctaaaattacaaggagtccaaatatggtgtcaattatttattttggcttcttcaaatgtattaaaatgtgattaaagattGACTAATGCTATTCCTATATTCTGAGAGGAGTgagagaagtgagagaaatataatgaagaaaagaaaaacaatagaaaaagtcaaattatcatgagggtaaaataggaaatgcttttaaaaaaatgcgctctttggtaaatatcaaagtagtgtacgccttttggtaaattcagattttcaagtgcgccttttggtaaattgccgtaagtaaagtgtaaaatctataaattcaatatcaaaattattattatttttatttaaaagttgattcatgagcttaacgaacatgttcacgagctaacgagctgaatattgtgaagcttgagcttgatttgtttatcttaacgagcctcattaaacgagctcaaacgagcttttatcgaatcgagcttcgaataactcacgatcggcttgactcatttacacccctactctCAAGCCCAAGATTGAGAAGTTCTTGGGGGAGGGGGGATCCCTTCGGCGATTGGTTAGGTGCTCCGAATTCTCACAATGAGCATGTTTGGCAGACGAGCGCCGAGCTAACCTCGGAGGTGATCTTTGAGTAGTTAGTCACTCCTCGGCGCTTGACGAAATTTTCTAGCATACTACTAACACAAATAGATGAAGTGTCTACGAAAGTGGTGAAAAATGGAATATCACTCCGACGCTTCATCGTTCAACCTAATGGACTTATGGTCGAGCGTTGGGATTGCTTCCAAGATTTGTATTGCTCTCGCATCCACCCAGAATGGAGGATAATAGTGATGGGTGAACGATTGCTTATGCCGCAAAGGTGGTGGAGGCGCTTTGCGCTTAGGTTGAGCCACCATAGGCATCGACACACTATCTTCTCCCTTTCTTACCGATTGGACCTCTTCAACATTGATGTATTTTGCCGATCAACTCAGGAGATGATTAAAATTCGTTGGGAGCTTCTTTACCAGACACTAGAAGAAGTCTCCCTCTTGCAAGCGTTGAGAGAAAGTGCTTATGAGCAGGGGCGGAGCCACGTTGATGATTGGTGGGGCAACTGCCCCACCTCAATATTTTGTAAATGTCTATAGATATTAAAAAATTACAATCTTGTCCCAGTAAAAAATAAAAGTAGGGCTCGCAAGTTGCAACCCTCGTCCTGAATTTCCCTCCTCGCTGCCCTCTCCCTGCGCGCCGCCTGTGCTCCCTGAGACGACCCCCTAATGGCCTAAATTTTCTGTTTCAGGTTTTGTGACCCCTAATCGCTGCAAGTTTTTTCCTTTTCCGCCGGTTTTTCAATGTTAGCGATGAGGTATTTCTGGAAAAAAATTCCCTCTTTTGCAGTTGTATCTTTTTTGATCTTTAAATTGACCTCTATCGATCTCGGAGTCATCTTAGTTCAATGTCTACAATCGGGAAGTCGACGAACATCTTCTGGCAAGAATGCCAGGTCGGGAAGGTCGATCGGAAGAAGCTGCTCAAGCAGAAGGGTTGTGTCGTTTGGATAACTGGGCTCAGCGGCTCAGgtttttaattttctcttttgCTTCGTGGAAATTGATAAAGGAAATATGGTACAAGTCCTTAATCGAATAACAATTTAATCTGAAAgtattgtgtttcttttctttttattattttagggGTTATGATTTTCCTCCTTCAGTGATAAATCTGATACATTGGTTGTCATTTCAAAATATCAATTTACTTATACAATGCAGGGAGTAAGACTAAGTCAGCATATTACATGTTATGGCTTGTTTTGTTCCCATTTGCATGGCAAAGCCCTGATTTTTTTTAAGGAATCTTAGGTGGTTAAACTGTTAAAGATCTCTGAGTCACTGTCTTTTCTGAAACTGtacaaatttattaaaaaattttgtgCTCATTAGTGTAACTTCTGTTTATATTTGTATTAGATTATTGAGAATCAAAAACTCACCAACTTCATAATCAACAATGATATTCATTGCCCCATCTGTTATAAGGGGCCTAGCTCCGCCCCTGCTTATGAGCATCTTGGAGGTGGCCGAAGGTATATGCAGAGTAATCTCATTGAATTATTGTATGTATTCCTCGGGGTTTCCTTGATTGTCTGCTTTAAGACAAACAGGTTGAGGAGCATCTTGTAACACCGCTTAGTGTTGGAAAAGTGGTGTAGAAACATGACATTGACATCGGCGAAAGTTCGGATAGATGAGGGTGGTAATCAGTTAAACCACCATTGGGCGGAGCCAGCAAGGATCGTTAGAAAACTCTGCATTTGACGTCATATGTTATATAGTAGAGTGGTGTTCTCGAACCGACCCAAATGATCCTTGTGGTCGGCTGACCCCATGTATTCTTTGAACTGATGTGCCTAAAAGTTACATGACAATTCATCTTCCATGACATTTTTTGCAAAAGGTATGTTATTCGAATTGCTCTTTTCAGTGAGCAAAGGCCTCTTTTCTTTATTTAGGTTTCATAGAGGCATCTCTCTCACTCCAGATTTGAGCGTGTGTTCCTCGAGTGGGACCATCGGCTAAGCCTGTAGAGTCACGAAAGTGGTGAGGGAAGAACCCATTGAACTCACTGGCACTCGGCGAGGAATATAATGGGAGGTATCTCCATCGATGTAGCTAGTACTTCTTCCAACGTCGGGTTCACCGGCGGGAGTCTTTGAAGGACCCATGCTATATAGCCTAATCGAGTAACCTTTGAAAGTCTTCTCAAGCCATGACAGCTTTCCCGCGAGCCGTGTTACCTACTGAGCTAGGATCCTCAATAGTTCTCCTTGGTTCTATGATCTCAACATCTCAGTTCGAGCGAGTTCTCATTGATTATGCCAATTTATTCTTGTCTGAGATCTTGGTCTAATGAGTCAATGAAAGAAACTATCATGGGAAAGGTAGTAGGGGACACGGTGACGAGGAGAACCCACGAGATTTCTACAAAAACTCAGTAAGAGCTTAGAATGGGCACTAAGGATGGACTCGGTGCGACCACTTCGACGCCTAAGTTAGCACAGGAGCTATGGAGGAGCAAAAAACTAAAGTTGTCGGAAAGTCTAGATTACTGTGTGTGCATACCTACGTCCGCGGGAGCAAGTGACCTTTTATAGAATTGTAGCTATACCTCTATGTTCTCCACATGTTCTGCAATGACCGCTTTCGTTGTACACGTTCTTCAGGATAAACAGCTATGTTATCCACGTCTTGTGAGGGATATATGGCTATGTTGGCTAAATCTAAAAATAGATGGACACAGGCTAGCTCTCTTTATTGAATTGGCGATGAAACACTAGAGGCAAATGCGGAGAGCGGTGCGTGAGGGTGGAGAGCCACCGGTACAGTCTAGTGGCGCCGCGCCGGTGGCCGCGTCTGCCTCTGGGCGTGCCGCGAATGCCGGCACGCGGTTTCATCCAGCTGACTGCCTTTTAAGCCCCGGCACTCGCCTACGCGCTTCGAGTACTTTGTACGATTTCGCACGCCTCCTCGATCCAGGAACGAGGAGGATCAGACGGCACGCGGCAAGGCGAGGCGAGACGAGACGACCAATCTGGAACATCCAACTAAACGCCGCCACGGACGACTATCAAAACCGGCCACGCGCCGCGATCCTTCCCACGGTGACCACGTGCTCCGCAATGACTTCCAGTTTCTTACCACGTGATCCATTTCGAAATTTGGTAAACACGAACGCTATTTTGTTCAGCTCGGTGACTAATCAATAGCAAACATCGATGAGACTTGATTTTAGGATCTTCCAATAAGATCTGATCCGTGCATGGTTTGATCTGATCGAGTCGATTTCAATTATGCACTTGGCAATGAAATTAAAGCGACGGATAAGAAGTTGGCAACTGTCATTTTACATTCAATGCGAGCAAATCGATGGGGAAGGAGATGGATGTCGACCGTTTATACTCTAAGCCTAGATAATGGCCTCTAAACTTGCAAGATATTCTCGGTGCGAGTTAACTTCCCCTATAATCAATCACGTTTCATTAGAGTTATAATATACTGTTAAAAGTTAAAATACTGCTACTTGTGAGGCATAATGATGGAGATATACGCGTAAAGATTTGGCTGCAATTTAAGATCGCAGTAAAGATTTATCAACCTGAAGAAGGCAAAGTGGAATCTGGTACCATCTGCTCAACTTATCCCAAGGCAGTGCCCACTGCCCAACCCACCGTCGCTGTTTGATTCATTCATTCATTGTCAGTTCCCTACCTTCTTTGATTAATAATGGTAGTTACACTCGCAAGCAAGCTAGCAAGCAACCAGCCAAATgctcgagagagagagagagagagaattaatTGATGGATGAGTAAGATTTGCCCTGACGTTGGACGAATATGGTACAGAGGTTTTTCTCCCAAGCCAAGCAACCCCACCCACACCAAACATTTTGATTGTTTCTGACACACTCTATTCATCCTCATCACCAACCAGTACAATTACAAAGGCAGGGAATTTGGTTGAATTGGTACACATCATCCAACCACTGCTCGATGTGCAGGTCTTAACTCATTCACACttcatttatatattaattaaaccCAAAACTTACGGTTTATTAATCGTTAAGCAAATTGTTCTGGTATGCTGGGGAATCAAATGTATTGTTGATGCTGACGTAGTAACCTCCAGGCTATTAATCGAGGAAATTagattttaaaagaaatatttgaaATGAAAATGACCGGTCGTCGCTTTTGGTCAAACTTCGACGTCGATGCTTTCAAGACGGAGATCCGATCACAACCGTCCGTTGCATCGCCAGTCCCACCACGGGCGCATTATAAATCCGACGCCGCTGTGAAGACCGCGGCGTCGGCTCCCAACGAAAAGCCGATGTCTCCTCCGTCGCTGCTCGCCGCgagccttctcctcttcctcgccATCCTCGTGCCGTCTTCCGGCGCCGGAGCGTCCTCTGATGGTAATTCTCCTACCGGCATGTCGCGGTTCCGAGAGGCCCCGCAGTTCTACAACTCGCCGTCGTGCCCGCCGCCTCTGCCGGCGGGGCCCGGGGCGATCTGCTCCCCCAACGCGCTGGTGCATGTGGCGATGACCCTTGACGTGGCGTACCTCCGGGGCTCGGTGGCGGCGGTGCTCTCGGTGCTGCAGCACACGGCCTGCCCCCAATCCGTCTTTTTCCACTTCGTGGCCACCTCGGCCGGCGGCGCCGGTCTCGACGCCACTATCTCCGGCGCGTTCCCTTCCCTGGCCTTCCAGATCCACTCCTTTGATGCCGAGGAGCCGCGGGTGGCGGCGCTCATCTCCACCTCCATCCGCGCGGCGCTGGACCGGCCCCTCAACTACGCGCGCTCCTACCTGTCGCGCCTCCTGCCGAAGTGCGTCAGACGCGTCGTCTACCTCGACTCCGACCTCGTCCTCGTCGACGACGTGATGGATCTAGCATCCACTCC
This window contains:
- the LOC122034459 gene encoding probable galacturonosyltransferase-like 1 — its product is MSPPSLLAASLLLFLAILVPSSGAGASSDGNSPTGMSRFREAPQFYNSPSCPPPLPAGPGAICSPNALVHVAMTLDVAYLRGSVAAVLSVLQHTACPQSVFFHFVATSAGGAGLDATISGAFPSLAFQIHSFDAEEPRVAALISTSIRAALDRPLNYARSYLSRLLPKCVRRVVYLDSDLVLVDDVMDLASTPIPDGVALAAPEYCNANFTSYFTPAFWTNPALSVAFEGRRACYFNTGVMVMELGRWRDGGYTEQIEEWMELQKRMRIYELGSLPPFLLVFAGRIAAVEHRWNQHGLGGDNYRGLCRDLHPGPVSLLHWSGKGKPWVRLDAGRPCPLDALWAPYDLLLRNPIAIDES